In the genome of Paenibacillus pabuli, the window TTCCCAGCCCGTGACCAAAACAAGCAGCAATACCAAGCTGGACTGGCAGCTGGATTCGCTTCAGGCACTGGATGCCACAACTGGACAATTGAAATGGAATGTTATTTTCCATGAGAAAAGCGGGCCTTATACAACCTACTCCAATTCACTATATACCAGCAACGGGACAGCCTATGTATATATGGAATATTCGGATGGAACCAAAAAAGTTTACTCGTACAACACTTCCGGCAAAACCAACTGGGTCAAAAACGTGAGTAATTCAGCATCCATATACCTTCTGGACGACGATACGTTATTGATCGCTTCGAGCCCTGGTGTTCAATCGAACGGTTCCGTTCGTTCAGCCATCTCGCTGTATGACAAAAAAGGAAAACTGATTACGGAAAAAACAATCAACGGTGCTGTACTCAAAGCAGGCAGTGATCGAATCGTAGTGGATGCCAGCAAACAAACCAAAGTCGGCAGCTTCTGGCAGCCTGCCGCTAATCCCAAAGTCGAGATTTACGATCGTACGCTGAATCGTCTTTCCTTCTATCAGTTCCCGAGCAATGCCAACACCCTCGGAGACGGTGGCGGTGAATCGCTGGCCATTCTGGAAGATGGCTCCGTGATCATGCGCGCCAATTTTGCGAATACAGGCAACAAGCTGATGGGCTTTGGCACCGATGGCAAACTGGCCTGGGGCCGTGCTATTGCAGGTGATGCCTATGTTCAGACCGCAGGCAGCAGTTATACCCTGTTTACAGGCCAAAAGCTGGAACTGTACACCATGAAAGGCAAAGTGACTGAACGTACTTTCAAGGAAGAGCAGCCTGTTCTCATGCAGGTTGATCATTCACAGGACGGTCAGTACAAACTTGATTTCGCTAAAAAGGGTTATATTCTCGATCCGCAAACATTGGATACGGTACATGAATATACCTTTGCATCCTCTCCTGGATTGCTCGATGGATATTCAACGTACAACGATCATATTATTTATCAGATCAATGACGATGCATTGTCCAAGTATGTATTGAAGACAGCCTCAGCTAAATAGTAAATGGAGCGCTCTGGTTGACCGACTAACGGTTAACAGGGCGCTCTGTTATTTCACACAACTATGTAGAGTCGAGTCCCCCATCGTTTACCCTCTCTGGTCTAACTGTTATAATAGTATCGTTACCTTTTTCATTTATTATTGGTTAACCCAAAGGAGCGAGTCCTCCCATGATCATTCAATTCATTCGATACAGATAACTTGGGGCATAACCTAAACCTCTTTTTTCAAAATGTACAACAGAGGTTTATTTGTTATGCCCTTTTCTTCAGTTATCCAGATCTGAATGAATGGGGTGCTGTTCCATGTCAATCCAACGCAGAGAACGTAGTGCTGCGCTTATTTATCCATACATCCATATGCTGAAATGTCCCATCTGTCATGGCTCAATGACAACGATTAGTCCACACAGTATTCAATGTATGTCCCGACATACGTTTGATTTGGCCAAACAAGGTTATATCAATTTCATGACACGTTTTTTCAAGGGCAACTATGACAAACGTTTATTTACGGCCAAAAGGAATATTTTATCTCAAACTGAGATCTATACGCCTCTGACCGATATTATTCGCAATTACATCGAAGGTTACTGCCATAGCAAGAGTCAGCCCTTGCATATTCTGGACGCCGGTGCAGGAGAGGGATCTCTCTTGCAGCAGATCACACAGAATACTCCAGCTGTGGGCTGGGGGATCGACATCGCCAAAGAGGGCATTGCCATGGCTTCTTCTGCCTACGACCAGCAAATCTGGTTTGTTGGTGATCTTGCTTGTAGTCCCTTTGCAGAGGAACAACTGGACGTGATCCTGAATATCCTCTCCCCTTCGAATTATGAAGAGTTCGGGCGAGTGATGAGGAAGGATGGCTGGATCATCAAAGTGATTCCCCGGGACCGATATCTAATGGAAATGAGAGAGCTTCTGTTTAGGGATCGCTCTCACCAACTAGACGGGAGGGACCATGTACTGGACCGGTTTGCCAAGTATCATCATCTCATAGACCGTATTCCACTAACGTACACTCTGCCTGTAACAAAGGTCATGCTGGATTCACTCATTCATATGACTCCACTCTCCTGGCATGGGAAGGAATCAGCCATATCCAGCGTTCAAGAGTCCTTGTCGCAGATTACAATTGACTTGGAAATACTGGTGGGAAGCCGAAGATCAGTTCTGCAGCCTCTGAGATAGCATTATCTTAAGTGTTGAATCAAAAAGCCGGGAAAGTTCCTGTTGGAACTCTCCCGGCTTCTTCAATGTGCCCTCATGTGAATTGTGTAAGCGGGTCTAATATCACGGAATTAATTTTTCCAGTTCTCTTCAATAAATTCGTCCCGTCCGGAAATGGCACGGTCTTCTTTATAATGCTTCTCATTTTTCTTATGGTAATCCTGATGATAGTCTTCTGCCGGATAGAATACAACTGCATCCCGAATCTCCGTCACAATCGGTTGATTGAATCGCCCACTTGCTGCCAGTTCCTGTTTGGACTGTTCAGCGAGTTCACGCTGACGTTCGTTATGGACAAAGATCGCTGTCCGGTACTGGCTCCCGCGATCCTGAAATTGCCCTCCGTCATCGGTTGGGTCTGTCTGAGGCCAGTATAGCTCCAGCAGACGTTCATACGGAAACACCTCTGGATCAAATGTAATTTCAACGACCTCGACATGACCGGTCTCCCCGGTTTTGACCTGCTCATATGTTGGATTATCGACGTGACCGCCGGTATAGCCAGATACAATACCATGAATGCCTGGTTGCTCTTCAAATGGTGTAACCATACACCAGAAGCATCCGCCGGCAAATGTAGCCTTTTCCATGCATACTCATCCCTTTCTTATATACCTATATCTTAAAACAAAAAGAGGTTGATGGAAAGCCACGTCTGTGGACTTCCATCAACCTCTTCAGAAGCATCTGTTATATTAACAGTTATTCAAACTGCTTGTTGACGCATCACTGTGAATTCAAGAGATGTTGAATTCGTTACCCGCGGCTGCGACCCATAGAACGGAAGATCAAGCTCACGATCGCTACAAGTACGATGGCACCGATTAATGCCGGTACAATGTAGAATCCGCCCATTTCTGGACCCATGTCTCCCAGAATCACTCCGCCTAACCATCCGCCGATAAAACCCGCAATGATGTTACCGATAACGCCGCCGGGAATGTCACGACCAACAATCAGACCTGCCAACCATCCAATGATACCACCGATAATTAATGACCATAACCAACCCATATCATTCACCTCTAATTAAAGTTTTTGTTGTTGTCTGTCTACTATTAACCGCTACAGAAGCATTTAAACAATTAGCATGAAAATTGTTGTATATTACCTTTTGTTCATATGCCCTTCCCTCTGTTCAACAGCCTATAACAAGGAATTATAAACAGAGTGCGTCACTTCCGGGCATCTTACACAGTTCAAGACTGCGTTATGTACCTCCCGAAAGTCATTGTATGTTGATTCAGACAGCCTTAGTATAACCAATTGAGGTGAGAATATTTTTAGGTCTATTTTAAAAATTTGTCGTTCAGCAAAGCAGCCGTTCCAGTAACGAACCGTTCCTCCAATTGCTGTTATCCCCGGATTTTCCGGTATTAATAAAAACCCGCACGACCCTTGCCTGGCTGGGTCAGCCAGTTGTGTTTATGGCTCTTGTCCAATTCTCCTCGCATCGCCTGAATAATCCGCACCATGTCCGTCTGTCCATTCTGGTGCCATTCCAGCGCTGCACTGACATATAGCTCACCAAGCTGAGCAAGAGAGAAGGTATCCGTTAATCGTGCAGCTTCCAGCGTGCCTTCTTCCCCTGCAAAGACAGCAAAGCCTCGTTGGTTTAAATATTGCAGGCGCAGCCCTTCATCCGGTAGCGGTATTTCATAAGCCCGATCAAACCGTCCGGCACGGTTCATAAGCCCCGGATCTATTTTCTCCGGATAATTCGTTGTGCCAATGAGGAAAATGCCTTCTTTGGACGTTGCCCCATCTAATGTATTCAGGAAAAAGGAACGAACTTCATCCGGCATGGAATCGATATCCTCAATAATCAGCACCATTGGGGCCAATCGTTTGGCTGCTTCAAACACTTCGCGTACCGATTCACTGTTTGTGTATTCTGTAATTTGCCAGTAGGCCGCAGGCCCCGGAATGCTCCCGGCAATAGATTTTACAAGGGTAGTCTTGCCGTTCCCGGGATGTCCGTAGAGCAGAATGCCACGCTTATACGGAATATCGTACTCTCGATAAAAGGACCGATCCGCCTCAAAAAACTGGTCCAACGAACGAAAGATATCCTGTTTAATTTGCGGAGAAAGCACGACCTCATCTCTCCCCACAGAGCGGGTAATGGATTCGACATGACGGTCACTGCCATTGCGGGCATCCGTGTACACCGTTACCTTTTTCATATTTTGCTGCCGTTCCCGTTCTCTCACACTGCCCAAAAACTGCTTCAATTCCACTTCTCCTGTAGCAAAAACGAAATCCTCATTGTAGATCCCATTCTCTCGGAAGAAAGGAATCCGGACGAGAGCCACGCCCCACTGGGGATAGGCAAAAACATTGTTGCGAATCGAATAATGTACACCATAGGTTGGTGCATCGCCATCATCTTCATAGTGCAGAGTACGCATCTCCAGATCTTCGAAAATCCGGGCAACCAATTCCACTTCCGTGCTGTTGCTTTGCAGATCTTCTTTTAGCAGATCCCAGTATTCACTGTTCGGATCATCGCTGGCATAGAGTTCATAACGAACGCCGTATCGATTGCCAAGCGCTTCAATGATGCCCCGAATCAAGCGGGCATATATGGCATAGCCTTCGTTTCGGATTTGACTGTCTAGTTGCTCTTCATAAGAATAGATGACTCTATCATGATTCAATTGTTCTTTCTCTATCGTCATTACTTAGCTCCCTTCACAGCGGCAAGTGGCTTACATTTGGCTACAACTTGAGCCAGACCTGCGCCGGTAACACTATCAATAATTTCATCGACATTTTTATACGCTTGCGGTGATTCATCAATAATTGATTCAAGTGAACGCTGGTTCACCACAATCTCGTCTTCAGTTCCCACGCCCAGCGCAGAGGCAAAGTCCTCTACGGTAACCAGGCGCTTCGTTGCTGTCCGCGAACGAATGCGTCCTGCCCCATGACAGATCGAATAATAGTTGTCCTTCCCCTCGGGTTGACCTACCATGATATACGAAGCAGTCCCCATTGAACCGGGAATAAGCGCAGGATGACCTGTTGCCAGGTATGGCTTTGGATTATCGGAATGACCTGCAGGCAATGCACGAGTAGCTCCTTTACGGTGTACAAAGACCGAACCCTGATCCTCATGTGATTCCTCCCATGCATAGTTGTGCATCAGATCATAGAGGGTACGGAATTCGCATTTTGGACCAAACACATCCCGAAAAGCTTCGCGAATTGCATATGCAATCAGATGGCGATTCACCACGGCATAATTCAACGCAGAATACATCATATTGACGTAATGGCGACCTTCCGCATGTTCGAGCGGAGCAAAAACCAGTCTTGGATCGGATGTTCCCACACCATTTCGCTGCATCACTTTAGCGATCGCCGTTGAACTGGTTTGGCTTACATGCCCGCCCCAAGCGCGGGAGCCTGAATGAATCATGACAACAATTTGTCCATCGTACAGGCCCCAGGCTTCCGCAATCTCCCGATTCTCCTCGGCAATCTCAATGGCTTGGATCTCGGCAAAATGATTGCCTCCACCCAAAGTTCCCAACTGGCGATGAGCCCGATGCCAAGTCATATCCGGTACCAGATTCAACACTTCCTCATCAAAGGCAAACTTGCTGCTCTCTACATGAGTGATGGAAGTTGATTTCTTCGGTGTATAGCTATCCGGGATATATTTTTTGGGTAGGCCATGCAGACCTTTGCGTACAATATGCTCCAAACGAATGTCCGAGTAATGACCGCGCTGATTTGCCTCCATCGGCAGCACTTTCTCAATGGCTTTTACGATTTTACGGCGCAGCTTCACATCTTTCAGATCGTCCTTGTGCAAATTGGTCATATGCACTCGCATACCACAGCCGATATCGCTGCCTACAATCGATGGGGATACATATCCACCCTTGGCATCCCATACCGCTGTTGTACCGATGCAGGTGCCTACACCGACGTGCACGTCAGGCGTATAGCTCATGTAGGAAATACCGGGAATTTGAAGATTGTTATTTGCCATCTCGAACACTTTATAATCCAACGAGGAGAACAGTTGTTGTGCCGCATATACTGTTAAGTCCCCGGCAGGCAATTTGACTTCATGTCGATAGCCATCTGTGAGTTCATTTGGACTCATAAATAAATTAGGTTGTGTATTCATAAATGTTTATTATTCCTTCCTGTACGTTCAGCTTAATTCGGTTCATTTCAAAAGTTGAACCTAAGTTTTTCCAAATTCATATTCATTTTCATATCCATATTCAGTACAACAAAAAAGAAGCCGCGGACAGTTCGCCCGTGACTTCTTCATGACAATAACGGAAAACAAAAGCAACATAAACATGCCGCATCTGTTCTCCATTGCTATATACGCCGAGAGTAGCATATCGATTAATCATGTTCCTAGGTAAACGATATGCATCTTCCCCTATGTCGCCCGTATGAGGCCAAAGAGACGATGAACTGGATATACAATTGTGTCTGTGTTATGGAGTGTCATTGTGATTTTCAAATCGTAACCAACCATCATGTCTCTCGGCCTCCCTTCATTAATATTACGTTTATATTAAGCGGACTCGTTTCGATGTGTCAACCCTTTTCTTGGAAAATACCCTGTTTTGCATATGCATTAGTTTTTAATATCGTGCCAATAACTTATATAAAAAAAGCAGGGCCTGTAAGGAACAGACCCTGTGTACTCAAGCATATCATGATGTTAGATATCGATTATTGTTGTTATCTGTTACGAGCGATTTGAATTTTGTTTTATTATTTCCCTGCTTGTTTTTCCAGTTCTTCCACCGGATTTTCATCTTCTTTCTCAGGAACCTTGGAAGACAGGAACCAACCGCATACGGCAATCGTAATCAGCACAATGTAAAATCCAAATTTCCAGATTTTATTTTCCGGGAAATGCTCATCCAGAACGCCCAATGAAGGGTGTGCGAGTGTAATAACCGCCAACTTAACCCCAACCCAGCCGACGATAACGAAGGCTGCAACTTCAAGACCAGGACGAGAATGAAGCAGCTTAACGAAGAAGGAAGCCGCAAATCTCATGATGACAAGACCGATAAATCCGCCGAGGAAGATCACGATAAATTGTCCACCGTCAAGTCCGCCGATCGGAGGCAGACCACTTGGCGGCAAGGCAACAGCCAGCGCGACAGCTGCGAGGATGGAATCGACCGCGAATGCGATATCCGCCACTTCCACCTTGAATACAGTCATCCAGAATCCGGATTGTTTTTTTGGTTTTTTAGGGGCGGAATCAGCCGCTTCATCTGTCTTGTTTCGGCTACCCATAACCTTCTTGATAATGTGGTTAATCGAGATGTACAAGAGATACAGGGCCCCAATCGCTTGAACCTGCCATACATCCACCAGGAAAGAGATCAGGAACAACGAACCCAATCGGAAAATGAACGCACCCATTAACCCATAAAATAACGCTTTTTTGCGTTTATCATCAGGTAGGTGTTTAACCATAATCGCGAGAACTAATGCATTATCCGCTGCAAGCAATCCTTCCAGGACTACTAATACGACGAGAACCCACCCATACTCCAATAATAATGACAAATCCAAAACTGATTCCTCCTTAGTATCCTTATGATGTACAAAAAAAAGGACCTTTACCATTACTGGTAAGGTCCTTTTTATCCACAAAAAGAGACCTTTACCCAGTATGAAAACTTGGTAAAGGTCTCGCTAACAACAAAATTGCTGCCAATAAAGCCGGGGATGGAATCCCGAACTGACGACTTTACTGTGAAAGCTACTCCCCTTTAACATCAGGAATATTTAGTTTTAAGTTGAAACGGGTTCAATAACTGTTTTCATCATATTCATAACGGTAATCAAAGTCAAGCTTTATTTGACTGGCTATGGATCAGCTTGCGGAAGACCAGCAGATCATAGATAAAATTGCCCAGTGGGATAAAGGAGACAAAAAACAACACAATTGGACGCCGTAAACGCCATTTTTGCGTGGTATAAAGACTCACCATAAATAATAAATACATCAGAAATAAAAAGCCATAGATGTTGCCAAACCACGTAACTGCCTGAGGCATGATGCCTGAATCCCGCAATGGAAAAGCAACAAATAACAGCAGCAAATATGAAAGCCCCTGCAACCACAACAGCAGTCGAAAGCGGCCGAATGTTGAATGTAACATTTTTTTCCTCCTGCTTCTAAATACGCGCAACAAATTTACTGCACCTCGTACAGTATATCACAAAAACGAAAATCACCCTTGTTCCACAGGAGCCAAATTCATCCTATGCACATAAGATATATGATCAAGATTGTTGCGAATATGGACAAGGAGGAGCCTGTTAATGAAAATAGCCCTGATCGCACCGGAAAAATTGCCAGTCCCAGGGAACGGATCAGTCGAAATCTGCATTTTGGGCATTGCTCGTGAACTTGCACTCCGGCACCAGGTGACGATCATAAGCCGTCAGATGCCCGACCTTGCCATTACAGAGCAAATAGATGGCATTACCATCCGTCGTATGCCAGCAACCAACCCCACCGAGTATACAAAGGCAGTGATTCGGTTTCTGAAAATTCAACATTTCGACCTTATCCAGGTAGACAACCGACCACATAGTATGGCTGCAATTAAACGTGCTTTTCCTTTGCTGCCTGTGGTACTCTATCTTCACTCATTAACCTTTGCACAACCCGGGCCTGCAAGATTAGCACTCTTAAAAAAGGCAAATTGGATTGCCGTTAACAGTCGATCCCTCAGGCAAAGGCTGGGTCGACGATTCCCATCTCTGAAAGGACGGATGGGTGTTGTGCCACTTGGCGCAGACTTAAGCCGCTTTTTGCCTGCAATAAAAGGAGAGAAGCAGCTTCTGCGGAAACAGTTCGGTATTACAGAGCCATTCGTCATTCTGTATGTGGGCCGACTGATTCCCGGGAAAGGTGTGGATGTACTTATTCGGTCCGTAGCTATTCTTCAACAACAGGTAACTGTGCAGCTGATCATTGCAGGGAAAGGACCTCCAGTATATGTCCGCAAACTGCGGCAGCTTGCCCGGAAATTAAAGGTTAATGCAGCCTTTCGAGGTCAGATCTCCCATGAACGCATTGACCGTTTGTACCGGGCTGTGGACTGCCTGGTATGCCCTTCCCAAGAACATGAAGCCTTCGGACTGGTTAACGTTGAAGCTATGGCTTCGGGAATCCCTGTCATTGCTTCAGACAATGGAGGCATTCGTGAAATCATTGAATCCGGGAGTAATGGATACCTTGTGAGACAGTATCGCAACCCCCGAAGTTTCGCTGCTTACCTGTATAAACTGGCAGACAATCCTTCTCTCGCCCGTTCTCTTGGAGAAGCTGGTCGTGCCAGTGCTGTGGAACATTTCAGTTGGGTCCAGACAGCCCTACATCTTGAAGCAGCCTACACAAGACTTATCCGCGAATAAATCCTGTTGTACCCATGCGTCGGTCAGGCTTTTTCACGCGACTGCCAATCTGCAATAAAGTTCTCCATATGTGGAACAGGAACATACAACATCTCAATTAATTCCACAATAATCATATCTTTCATGGTAAATCTCACTTTAGCGCAGGTCTGTTGGCGGAAAGCATCATAAATTCCTGAGCCTGTCCAGCAGCCGTGAGGAGCGAGCAGCGGATTATTAACAATATATCCCACTGTTCCAATGGGGGGCACCACTACCTTGATGGCTTGGGGGTCTACCCGATTATCGGGGTCCTTGACCAGAAACAGGGTATCGCCTACGTTTAAAGCTTCCACACCATGAAAATTTTCCATTCCATACATGGCTGCAAATAATTTGGTACTCATCACAAAATCTCCTTTTACACATTTATTAATTTAGAAAGGTTGAAATTATTGATCTTCCTCATAATGCTTCATCCATTCTATGAGTTGTTTACGAATTTCTTTACGATATTCGCGGGGTTCAAGGACCTCCGCTTCGGGACCGAATTGATATAACCATTTCAGAAATTCACGACTACTGTTCAGCGTTACTTCAAATAACAATCCGCCATCAGGCAAATCCGTCATGCGTGGGCGAACAAACATCTCTTCTTCTTTTATGTAGGGGGCCACTTTCTCAGTGAATCTTACTTTGAAATGGATAAGTTGATCCCCACGATCAATGGACCATGTGTTTTTCATGAACTGTGTGATGCTGAAATCACCCATAACAAAACGGGTATTGGTCTGTATAACGTCCAGAAAGCGACTGATCCGAAACAAACGGACTTTCTTCTGCAAGTGGCAATAACCAATCAGGTAGAAACGCTGATCGCGCGGAATGAGGTAATAGGGGTCAATGTCCCGAACCGTTATTTCATTTTTCGTAAGTGTGTGATATTGGGTTCGAATCGTTTGTTGATCCAGAATGGCTTCAATCACTGGAATAAGCAAATTGGGATACTTCCCTTCTTCCCGGTATGCAGGTGTGCCCATACGAATAATACCTGCGATATTTTCTACAATGTCACTATTTTTCGATTTCATTTTGGTATGGGCTGTCATTACCTTGTCAAAGGCTGAATCGAATTCAGCCGGGAGCTGCGAAGTATCCACCACGGATGGAAGCATGGAGAACACCATCGCTTCCTGTTCGGTAAAATCCAGAGGATACATGGCAAATTCACCAATGAACCGATACCCTTTGCCATAACCTTCATTCATGATAGGGGCAACCCTGTCCAAAATTCGGAGATCGCGATAAATCGTGCGCACAGTTGTACCGCATTTCAGCGCCAACTCTTTGGCGGAAATTCCGGGATTCGCTTGTATAGCCTGAAGTATACGCAGAAGACGAATTAATTTCTCTGTCATGTAGTTTCTCCCCTTCGATATTTTATCGGCAAGGAAAACTAGTTCCTTTAGTCCAGTAATAAATCTTTAGTCCCAAACTTTCTTTCGCAATTTCACCTTATGTATATAGTTCAATCGCACTTATTCAGCTTATTAAATATACATTCTCTTACTTGCTTGCGTAAAATATTAACCACAAGTCCTTATACCTACGCCTGATAGCCTATTGGGAATTCAAAAAAATCAAAAAAAATCTTGTCTCTTTAATCAGAGACAAGACTTTTCCATTTGTTTAATTGTGCATCTGCGATAATTTAGTCAGTACATTGACCATATGGTCGCATAGATCAGGAATATCTCCCATCTGATCTTCATTCACACTGCGGTCAAAATGTACTTCAGCGGTGACAGCGTAAGTTGCTGGCTGATCTTCAAATATATAATGAATATGCTGCAACTTTCGTTGTTCTGGCCAGCTCTGTTGTAATATGGTGCTAATCGCCGGACATTGAGTCTCAGGCTCCTTAATAACCATCCTGAACCGCAATCGCAAACGGCAGCCTGATGGACTACCTGGTGTCTCCAGAATCTCAGCCGCAAGATCCTCAAGCAATGTGCTCAGTACCACTTCACCTGTCACGTCAGGGCAATCTCTCAGGCTGAATTGCAGCACGAACTCTCTTGACATACGAGCCATCTCAAGTTGATCCTTCCGATCCGTTATGGAGATAAGTTCATCCAAATTATCCAGATCATACAGGTGATTTTCGAAGCCTACTTTTAAATTGTCATAAATCGTCGGATCAAACATGATGTGAAACCTGCTTTCTTGTTCAAATTATACCCGATTGCTCGGCTTCTCTACGGTTAAACGGCTTCCACTTCTATCGAAGTAAATGTTTTACTTCGAAATCATAGTATACTGTAACGCTGTTCCACGCAAACAGACCCTCGTCAGCATCCTAATCTACCATAACCATGTGGCAATATGTCATGAGTCAAAACGGCATTCGTTATCGCGCATCTTCTCCAATTCCAAGTTTGGCCCTTTCCAACATAAAAAAAGCCCGGTCATCACGACCGGGCTTGGTTAAGGTTCAGATTATTTGATATCTGACTCCTATTCTTCTTTGGCTGGTTCTTCTGATGCTGCCGGTTCCGCTTCATCAGCAGAAGCCGTAGGCTCTTCCTCAGCCGCTTGTGGCGGCATCACGGAAGCGACGATGGAATCGCCTGGAGTCACCAGAGTCAGACCTTTATCCAACTTGATATCTGCGGCTGTCAAACGATCACCAATTTCCAGTCCGCTGACATCCACCTCAATAGAGGTTGGCAGATCAGCCGGAAGTCCTTCGACCTCCAGTTGAGTTTCCTGTGTCTGGAACACACCGCCTGCCTTGGAGCCGGCTGCGGTACCTTGGAAGTCGATGGATACACTAACGCTGATCGGCTTGTTCTTCGAAATTTGCAGGAAGTCCACGTGCAGCAGACGCCCATTGCGTTCCTGCTGATCCTTGATCAGCACTGGAACCGTTTTGCCACCCTCCAGATTGAGGTTGAACATCTCGGAACGACCTGTGCGTGCTACTTTCAGCATTTCTTTTTCATCTACATGTATCGCGGCACCTTCCAATCCCGGGCCATAAACGACAGCCGGAACTCGTCCGCCTT includes:
- a CDS encoding glycosyltransferase family 4 protein yields the protein MKIALIAPEKLPVPGNGSVEICILGIARELALRHQVTIISRQMPDLAITEQIDGITIRRMPATNPTEYTKAVIRFLKIQHFDLIQVDNRPHSMAAIKRAFPLLPVVLYLHSLTFAQPGPARLALLKKANWIAVNSRSLRQRLGRRFPSLKGRMGVVPLGADLSRFLPAIKGEKQLLRKQFGITEPFVILYVGRLIPGKGVDVLIRSVAILQQQVTVQLIIAGKGPPVYVRKLRQLARKLKVNAAFRGQISHERIDRLYRAVDCLVCPSQEHEAFGLVNVEAMASGIPVIASDNGGIREIIESGSNGYLVRQYRNPRSFAAYLYKLADNPSLARSLGEAGRASAVEHFSWVQTALHLEAAYTRLIRE
- a CDS encoding helix-turn-helix transcriptional regulator, which codes for MTEKLIRLLRILQAIQANPGISAKELALKCGTTVRTIYRDLRILDRVAPIMNEGYGKGYRFIGEFAMYPLDFTEQEAMVFSMLPSVVDTSQLPAEFDSAFDKVMTAHTKMKSKNSDIVENIAGIIRMGTPAYREEGKYPNLLIPVIEAILDQQTIRTQYHTLTKNEITVRDIDPYYLIPRDQRFYLIGYCHLQKKVRLFRISRFLDVIQTNTRFVMGDFSITQFMKNTWSIDRGDQLIHFKVRFTEKVAPYIKEEEMFVRPRMTDLPDGGLLFEVTLNSSREFLKWLYQFGPEAEVLEPREYRKEIRKQLIEWMKHYEEDQ
- a CDS encoding AAA family ATPase, coding for MTIEKEQLNHDRVIYSYEEQLDSQIRNEGYAIYARLIRGIIEALGNRYGVRYELYASDDPNSEYWDLLKEDLQSNSTEVELVARIFEDLEMRTLHYEDDGDAPTYGVHYSIRNNVFAYPQWGVALVRIPFFRENGIYNEDFVFATGEVELKQFLGSVRERERQQNMKKVTVYTDARNGSDRHVESITRSVGRDEVVLSPQIKQDIFRSLDQFFEADRSFYREYDIPYKRGILLYGHPGNGKTTLVKSIAGSIPGPAAYWQITEYTNSESVREVFEAAKRLAPMVLIIEDIDSMPDEVRSFFLNTLDGATSKEGIFLIGTTNYPEKIDPGLMNRAGRFDRAYEIPLPDEGLRLQYLNQRGFAVFAGEEGTLEAARLTDTFSLAQLGELYVSAALEWHQNGQTDMVRIIQAMRGELDKSHKHNWLTQPGKGRAGFY
- a CDS encoding DUF3817 domain-containing protein translates to MLHSTFGRFRLLLWLQGLSYLLLLFVAFPLRDSGIMPQAVTWFGNIYGFLFLMYLLFMVSLYTTQKWRLRRPIVLFFVSFIPLGNFIYDLLVFRKLIHSQSNKA
- the msrA gene encoding peptide-methionine (S)-S-oxide reductase MsrA; the encoded protein is MEKATFAGGCFWCMVTPFEEQPGIHGIVSGYTGGHVDNPTYEQVKTGETGHVEVVEITFDPEVFPYERLLELYWPQTDPTDDGGQFQDRGSQYRTAIFVHNERQRELAEQSKQELAASGRFNQPIVTEIRDAVVFYPAEDYHQDYHKKNEKHYKEDRAISGRDEFIEENWKN
- a CDS encoding DNA-binding protein is translated as MSTKLFAAMYGMENFHGVEALNVGDTLFLVKDPDNRVDPQAIKVVVPPIGTVGYIVNNPLLAPHGCWTGSGIYDAFRQQTCAKVRFTMKDMIIVELIEMLYVPVPHMENFIADWQSREKA
- a CDS encoding RtcB family protein — encoded protein: MSPNELTDGYRHEVKLPAGDLTVYAAQQLFSSLDYKVFEMANNNLQIPGISYMSYTPDVHVGVGTCIGTTAVWDAKGGYVSPSIVGSDIGCGMRVHMTNLHKDDLKDVKLRRKIVKAIEKVLPMEANQRGHYSDIRLEHIVRKGLHGLPKKYIPDSYTPKKSTSITHVESSKFAFDEEVLNLVPDMTWHRAHRQLGTLGGGNHFAEIQAIEIAEENREIAEAWGLYDGQIVVMIHSGSRAWGGHVSQTSSTAIAKVMQRNGVGTSDPRLVFAPLEHAEGRHYVNMMYSALNYAVVNRHLIAYAIREAFRDVFGPKCEFRTLYDLMHNYAWEESHEDQGSVFVHRKGATRALPAGHSDNPKPYLATGHPALIPGSMGTASYIMVGQPEGKDNYYSICHGAGRIRSRTATKRLVTVEDFASALGVGTEDEIVVNQRSLESIIDESPQAYKNVDEIIDSVTGAGLAQVVAKCKPLAAVKGAK
- a CDS encoding putative RNA methyltransferase produces the protein MSIQRRERSAALIYPYIHMLKCPICHGSMTTISPHSIQCMSRHTFDLAKQGYINFMTRFFKGNYDKRLFTAKRNILSQTEIYTPLTDIIRNYIEGYCHSKSQPLHILDAGAGEGSLLQQITQNTPAVGWGIDIAKEGIAMASSAYDQQIWFVGDLACSPFAEEQLDVILNILSPSNYEEFGRVMRKDGWIIKVIPRDRYLMEMRELLFRDRSHQLDGRDHVLDRFAKYHHLIDRIPLTYTLPVTKVMLDSLIHMTPLSWHGKESAISSVQESLSQITIDLEILVGSRRSVLQPLR
- a CDS encoding TerC family protein, whose translation is MDLSLLLEYGWVLVVLVVLEGLLAADNALVLAIMVKHLPDDKRKKALFYGLMGAFIFRLGSLFLISFLVDVWQVQAIGALYLLYISINHIIKKVMGSRNKTDEAADSAPKKPKKQSGFWMTVFKVEVADIAFAVDSILAAVALAVALPPSGLPPIGGLDGGQFIVIFLGGFIGLVIMRFAASFFVKLLHSRPGLEVAAFVIVGWVGVKLAVITLAHPSLGVLDEHFPENKIWKFGFYIVLITIAVCGWFLSSKVPEKEDENPVEELEKQAGK
- a CDS encoding GlsB/YeaQ/YmgE family stress response membrane protein, whose product is MGWLWSLIIGGIIGWLAGLIVGRDIPGGVIGNIIAGFIGGWLGGVILGDMGPEMGGFYIVPALIGAIVLVAIVSLIFRSMGRSRG